The following is a genomic window from Opitutus sp. GAS368.
GCTCGCTGTGCGTCTCCACCTTGCGCACCGCGCCGGCCTCGGTGAGCGAGCGGATGATGTCGCGGAAATTCGTCATGCGCGGCCCGTGCAGCACCGGCTGGCCGAGGATCGCCGCCTCGACCGGCGTCTGGCCGCCCTCGTGCGGCGCCAGGCTCTTGCCCGTGAACACCAGGTCGGCCAGCTGCGTGAATTTCCGCAGCTCGCCCGTCGTGTCGCCGACGGCGACATCAACCGTCCCCAAGGCCGCGCCCTCGGAGCGGAAATGAAACTTCAACCCGCTCTTCTCCAGCAGGCCGCGCAGCTCCTCGCGTCGCTCGGCATGTCGCGGCACCAGCAGGAGTGACACCTTGAGCCCCTTCTCCCGCGCGGACTTGAGCGCCGTGACCAGCGCCACTTCTTCGCCGGCCCAGGTTGAGGAACCAAGCAGCACGAGCCCGGCGCCGAGACCGAGTTCACGCCTCAGCGCCGCCTTGTCCGCCTCGGCCAGCAGCGGAATGCTGACATCGAGCTTGAGATTGCCGGTGGTCTGCAACCGCTCCGGCGGAAACCCGAGCGCTTTGAACCGCTGCTCGTCGCGCTTCGCGGCGCACAGCACCCGGGTGATGCCGACAGCCAGCGGCCGCATGAGCGCGCGGAAGCGCAGCGAGCGCTTGAAGCTGCGGTCCGACATGCGGGCGTTGATGCTGATGACCGGCACGCGATGCGCCTGCGCCTGCGCCACATGCTCCGGCCAGCGCTCGCCCTCCATCAGGATGGCCAGGTCGGGCGCGACCTTCCGCCACGCCGCCGCGCTGAAGGCCCACCAATCGAGCGGGAAGTAGCCGATGCCCGCCGTCAGCGCGCCGTATTTCTCCTTCGCCAGCCGGTAACCGGTGCTGGTCGTGGTGGTCAGGTAAACCTCGACGCCGGCCTCGCGTTTGAACGACTCCAGCAACGGGGAAACAGCGAGCACCTCGCCCACGCTGACGGCCTGCAGCCAGATGCGTTTCACCCCGGCCGCCTTGGCCGGCAGCGGCGGCACATCACCGAAGCGGTGCCAGAAACCCTCGGCATAGCCGCCCCGCCGCCGCATCCGCCACAGGTAATAGGGCGACGCCAGCAGCAGCAGCGGGAGAAACAGAATTCTATAGATCCAGATCAAGGCGGGGTAACCACTAATGGACACTAAGAGACACTAATGATTAGTGAGGAATTAGTGTAGATTAGTGGTTAACTCCGGCTGCTTGGCTTTACTGGCCGAGGACCCACGCAAAGATCAGCGGCGCCACGATGGTCGCGTCGCTCTCGACGATGAACTTCGGCGTCTTGGCGCCGAGCTTGCCCCAGGTGATCTTCTCGTTCGGCACGGCGCCGGAATAGCTGCCGTAGCTGGTGGTCGAGTCGCTGATCTGGGCGAAGTAGCCCCAGAGCGGCACGCCGGTGCGGCCGAGGTCCTGATGCAGCATGGGCACGACGCAGATCGGGAAATCGCCCGCGATGCCGCCGCCGATCTGGAAGAACCCGATCGAGCCCTCGCCGTTGCGAAGCCGTTTCGCCGTCTTGGTATACCAGGCGGCCAGCCAGGTCATGTATTCGATGCCGGTGCGGACCGTGTGGACGTTCTTGATCTCACCGGTCACGACGCGACCGGCATACATGTTGCCGAGCGTGGCGTCCTCCCAGCCGGGGACGATGATGGGGAGGTTCTTTTCGCAGGCGGCGAGCATCCACGAGTTCTTCGGGTCGATCTGGTAATATTTCTTCAGTTTCCCGCCGCGCAGGATCTTATACATGAACTCGTGCGGGAAGAAGCGCTGGCCCGACTGGTCGGCGGCGAGCCACTCCTCGGCCACGGCGGCCTCGATGCGGCGCATGGCCTCGCCCTCGGGGATGCAGGTATCGGTCACGCGGTTCATGTGGCGGTCGACGAGATCCTGCTCGTCGTCGGCGGTGAGGTGGCGGTAGTGCGGCACGCGCTCGTAGTAGTCGTGGGCGACGAGGTTGAAGATGTCCTCCTCGAGGTTGGCGCCGGTGCAGACGATGGCGTGAACCTTGTCCTGCCGGATCATCTCGGCGAGGGTGATGCCGAGCTCGGCGGTGGACATCGCGCCGGCGAGGGTCACGAGCATCTTGCCGCCGGCCTGCAGGTGGGTCTCGTAGCCCTTGGCCGTGTCGAGCAGCGCCGCGGCGTTGAAATGGCGGTAATTCAGCGCGATGAACTTGGAAACCGGCCCCTTCTTTTTCGCCAGGGCGGCATTGACGTGTTCGGGCAGTTTCTTGAGGCGTTTGGCTTTGATCATTTCCCACCCAGCTAGAAACCGGCGCCGGCTTTTGGCCACACTAAATTCGGCGGCCTCGCCGTTCAGTGGAGGGCTCAGCTCCAGCTGAGCCGCGGCCCAGCTGGAGCTGGGTCCTCCAATATTCAGCCCTACCTCGAAACTTGCAGTCGGCCCGCGGGTCCGAAGACTCCTCCTCCGTCATGCTCCTCTCCCGCCCCGCCCGCTTCCGCCTCGCCTTCACCGCCCTGCTGCTCGCGCCCCTGCTGGCCTTGGCCGCCGACTTCCCGCACGAGACCAGTGACCTGCCCGCCGATCCGGGCGTCATCTGGGGCAAGCTCGACAACGGCCTGCGCTACGCCCTCCAGCACAACCCCGAGCCCCGCGGCCGGGTCAGCGTCCGCCTCGCCGTGCGGGTCGGCTCGATCTACGAGAACGACAACCAGCGCGGCCTCGCCCATTTCCTCGAGCACATGGCCTTCAACGGCAGCCGGCACTTCCCGTCGGCCAACGTCGTCGAGTTCTTCCAGCAGCTGGGCATGGAGTTCGGCGGCGACACCAACGCCTCCACCGGCTTCGACCGCACTGTCTACCAGCTGGAGCTGCCCGACACCAAGCCGGAAACCCTGCGCCAGTCGCTCACCTTCTTCGCCGACGTCGCCGGGGGCCTGCTGCTGGAGACGAAGGAAATCGAGAAGGAACGCGGCATCATCCTGAGCGAAAAGCGCGCCCGCGACTCCGTCGGCCTCCGCACCTTCCAGGCCGAGCTGGAGTTTCTCGTCCCCGAGACCCGGTTCCCGCAGCGCCTGCCCATCGGTATCGACAAGGTCATCCAATCCGCCGACCACAACCGGTTCGTCGAGTTCTACAACGCCTGGTATCGCCCCGAGCGGATGGTGCTGATTCTCGCCGGCGACTTCGACCCCGCGGCCGTCGAGCCGTTGATCAGGGAACTCTTTGCCCCGCTCGCCGCCCGCGCCCCCGCGCTGCCGGAGCCACGCCTCGGCTCGGTCGCGCCGTCCGACGATGTCGTCGCCCTGCTGCACACCGAGAATGAGGCCGGCAGCACCAATGTCGCCCTCGAGACGGTCGTGCCCTACGCCTTCGAGCCCGACACCGCCGCCAACCGCCTCAAGGACCTGCCGCGCACGCTCGCGCTCAGCATGCTCAACCGCCGGCTCTCCATCCTCTCCAAGAAGGAAGGGGCGCCCTTCCTCAGCGGACTGGTCGGCGTGACCGAGCAGTTCGACTTCTTCCGCAACGCCTCCATCGAGCTCAACTGCCGCCCCGACCAGTGGTCGGCTACGCTCGCCGTCGCCGAGCAGGAGCTGCGCCGCGCCCTCGACCACGGCTTCCAGCCGGAGGAGCTCGCCGAGGCGGTCGCCGAGATGCAGAACAACCTGGAGCAGGCCGTCCAGACCGCGCCGACCCGTCGCTCCCCCGGCCTTGCCGACAAGCTGGCCGACGACCTGATCGACCGCAACGTCACCACGCACCCCAAGGCCGACCTCGCGCTCTACGCTCCCGCGCTGGCGGCCATGACGCCCGAGGCGTGCGCCGCCGCCCTCAAGGCCACCTGGAACGAGGCCGCAGGGCGCCGGATTTTCGTCAGCGGCAACCTCGAGCTGGCCAAGGCGCCGCAGAACATTTCCGCCGCCTACGCCGCCAGCCGGCGCACCATTGTCACGCCGCCGGCCCGCACCGCGTCGGCCGCGTTCGCCTACACGGATTTCGGCAAGCCCGGCAAGGTGGGCGACACCAAGGCCGTGGACGACCTCGGTGCCACGCTCGTCGAGTTCAAGAACGGCGTGCGTCTCAACCTCAAGCCCACCGACTTCGAGGCCGGCCGCATCCGGGTCTCCGTCCGCATCGGCGGCGGCATGCTCACGCTGCCACCCGGCCAGCGCGGCCTCGCCCTTCTCGCCAATGTCGCCTTCACCACCGGCGGCCTCGGCAAGCACAGCGTCGACGACTTGCAGCGCCTCCTCGCCGGCAAGACCGTCGGGCTCGGCTTCGGCGCCCAGACCGACGCCTTCACCTTCACCGGCACCACCAACCGCGACGACCTCCTGCTGCAACTCCAGCTCTTCTGCGCCTACCTCACCGACCCGGGCTACCGGCCCGAGTCCCTGCGTCAGGTGCACAAGGCCGCCGACCAGATTTACACCCGGCTCGCCCACACGCCCGACGGCCCGCTGGAGCTCGAGGTCGCCAACCTCCTCGCCGGCGGCGACCCCCGCTTCGGCCTGCCCCCGAAGGAAGTTCTCCTGGCCCGCACGCTCGACGAGCTGAAAGCCTGGCTCACGCCGCAGTTCGCCAAGGGCCCCATCGAGATCGCCATCGTCGGCGACTTCGATCCCGCCGCCACCCTCACCGCCGTGGCGCAGACCTTCGGCGCGCTGGCCAAACGCCAGAAAAAGCCCGGCTACGACGACGCCCGCCAGGTCGCCAAGCTCGCCGCGCCCGTCGCCAAGGCCTACACCGTCGAGTCCGAGATTCCCAAGGCCCTCGTCCGCCTCTACTGGCCCGCCACCGACAACCGCGACGTCAAGCTCGCCCGCCGCCTGCGGCTGCTGGCCGACGTGTTCGCCGACCGCCTTCGGGTGAAGATCCGCGAGGAGATGGGCAGCACCTACAGCCCCGGCACCGCCACCGACCTCAGCGAGACCTACCCCGGCTACGGCTACCTCATCGCCGAGGCCACCGTGGCTCCCGACGACACCCGCCGCATCGCCGACGCCATCAAGGCCGTGGCTGCCGCCCTGCACGACGGCGGCGTCACCAATGAGGAACTCGTCCGCGCCAAGCAGCCGGTGCTCACCGCCCTGCGCGAGAGCGCCCGCACCAACGGCTACTGGCTGGGCACCGTCCTCGCCGCCGCGCAGGAATTTCCCGAACACCTCGAGTGGAGCCGCAGCCGTTACAGTGACAATGAGAGCGTGACCGTGGAGGAACTGAGCGCCCTGGCGAAAGAGTATCTCGATCCGGCCCGCGCCTCCGAGTTCATCGTCACGCCCGTCCCGCCGAAACCAGTCGGGCCGTGATGGGCCCTAGCTTACGCTTTTGCCGGAAATCGTGGCACCCGGGAAAAGCGTCCGTTCAAAAAGCGGTTCTTGAGCATGAAACACTTAACCTGCATTTAGGTGCTTATGCCGCTCCCAGAACTCACGCTTTTCGCTGAAGCTGAATAACACTGTTGGGCAAAACCATGCGCATTGTATTCTTACTCGCCCTGGTCAGTTCCGCTGTCGCCGCCGATCCGGTGGTGATTCGCGAAGTGACCAAGAAGACCTATCAAGCGGGCATCGCGGCCAATGCTGTCGTGGTGTTCGACGTAAATTGGGGCCGCCACTGGAATTGTGGCGGCTACGAGAATGCCGAGCTCATGAAGCTGGAGTTCGACCGCGTAACGGGTGAGCCAAAGACCCCCGACGCGAAAGCCGACTTCATCGTAGACGGACCGTCACGGCTAACTCGCACGCTGCGATTCCTCAATTACGCATTCATTCTTCCTCCGGGCGAGTATGCTCTGAGTGGTGTCAGCATTAAGGTCGCTCGGTCTGTCTCCGACGTTGGCTACTTGAATGCGAAGCGGTCGGATTTGATTAAGGATGGTAGGCCGGAGGGAGGGACTTTTACGGCCTCGGCCGGCGAGATCGTCTTCATCGGGAATTTTTTCCTCGATTGCCAGACGGGGCCAATGCTTTGGCGCTATTATCCCGAAACGAAAGAGGCATTTCAAAAGCAAGTGGTCGAGTATCGAACCAAGTATCCGTTTCTGGAGCAGGACAGGTTTCGCTATCGCCTGCTCAAATCGAAGTTTTTCGGAAGCGATTATGAATTGCCCAAGTAAGAAGGCTAACCGGACGCCAGAGCCAACGGACCCGAACGGCCGTGGCTCAGCTGGAACGCCAGGCAAAGAACAGATTCTTGCCGCGGGCTTCGGCGGGCGGGAACTCAGGGTGTCGCGCGCTCCAACTTCAGGTTCAGCAGCGGCACAAGCAGCAGCAGCCCGACACACGTGAGCCCCAGCACGGCGTAGCCCGCGGCATCGTGCACCGTGCCGTTGATGGCCCCGGGGCCGTAGGCGTAGGCCCAGCCGGTGAGGAACAGGCTGCGCGCCAGGTTCATCAGGAAGGCGAAGATCATCGACGCCACCACCAGCGTGACCTTCTTCCACGGCTGCTCGAAAAACGTCGCGCCGAGGAACGACCCGGCGAAGAGGCACGCCGTCAGCGACCGGATGCCCGAGCAGGCGTCGGCCACGCCGACCGGCCCCTTCGGCAGCATCAGCACGTTGCCCTGCTGCTCGAGCGGGAAGCCGAGCATGTCGAACACGAAGGCCACCACCGTCACCACCTTCCGCAACAGGAAGAGGCTGACCTGCGACTCGACGGCCGAGACCAGCGGCGCTGAGACCAGCCAGACCAGCACGGGAAAGATGAACAGCGCCGCCACGCGGTAGCGGCCGTCGGCGAAGAGGGCCATGAAACCATTGCCATTGGAGGGCTCGCGTCCCTGCGAGCCGGCCCGCAGAGACGCGGGCCCTCCATTCGGCGCATTGAAATAAATCAGCGGCAGCACGATCGCCACCATGCCGAGCGTCAGCGCAAAGGTGCCGGGCTGCGACGTGCCCGCGCCGGCGCGGTAAAAGGCCCCGAGCAGGAAAAACAACGCCCCCCCGAGCAGCCCGAGGCCCGCCGCCGCGTTGAGCGCCCATTGCACCCAGCGCGCACTGGCCGGCCCGGACTCCGCCGCGCGCAGGCGCCCGAGCAGCTGCGGCCAGCGGTCATAGACGACATAGGCGGTGAACAGCGGCACGAGCCAGCCGAACGAATAGTCCTCCTTCCGGCTCCACCAGTGCGACTGGTCCCACGCGACGAAGGCCATGAAGCCCGTCGACAGTCCGAGCGCAGCGAGGAACGGTGCGGGTGGTTTCGAGAGGGCTTGGGGCTGGTCGGTCACGCTGGGCCGAGCAAAGGCAAACCCGGTGACGCTGCAAGCCCGGTGGAGCGGCTTGCCCTCAAGACGCTTTCTGTAGGGCGGGATCACCGTATCCCGCCACGAACGTGATATACCTTTCGAACGGAGGCGGGATACGGTGATCCCGCCCTACAATTTCAAATCTGCGCTCCACCTTCCGCCAATCCCTGTTTTGACATCCCCGCCCCGCCGGCCAAGCCTGCCCCGGAACATGGACCACCTGCACGCCTACTGGCGGATGGAATACATCGAGGCGCCCCGCCTCCCCGAGGGCGCGAACGTCTTCGCGGAGCTGCCCAAGCTGGGGGACGACGCCACGGCGTTCATCATCCACCGCAGCCCGCTGTCCTACCTCATCCTCAACCGCTATCCCTACAACCCGGGCCACCTGCTCGCCGTGCCCTTCCGCGCCGCTTCGGACATCGCCGAACTCACCGCGGCCGAACGCGCCGACCTGATGGACGAGATAATCCTCGGCAAGGAGATCCTCCGCGCCGCCATCAATCCCAACGGCTTCAACGTCGGTTTCAACCTCGGCGCCGCCGCCGGCGGCAGCATCCCGCACCTCCACGCCCACATTGTGCCGCGCTGGAACGGCGACACGAACTTCATGCCCGTCATCGGCCAGACCCGTGTGCTCCCGCAGTCCCTCGCCGCGATGTATGCCCGGCTCAAGGAAGTGGCTGAAAGCCTTAAGCTCTAAGCCGAAAGCTTTAAGCAGAACCGGTCCGAACACCCTGTTGCCAAACCAGCTTAAAGCTTATCGCTTACTGCCTACCGCTCCTCAACCCGTGCCCGACTCCAAGACGCTCCAATACCCGAACGCCCGCCACCTCAACCAACTCTATGGCGGCAACGAGGACAATCTCACCCGCGTGGAAAAGGCGCTCGGCTGCCGGCTTACCACCCGTGACGACTGGCTGAAGGTCGAGGGCCCCGCCGAGGCCGTCACGCGCACCGCGGAATTCTTCGCCCTGCTGAACTCCGGCAAGACCCAGGGCCTGGCCGTGCGCACGCCCGACTTCGTCCGGCTGCTCGACCTCTACGCCAAGGACGGCGGCGCCAGCCTGCGCGCGCTGGTCAACGAGCCGCTCGTCATCGCCACCCAGCGCAAGAGCGTCGTCCCGAAAACCCTCGGCCAGAAACTCTACCTGCAGGCTATCCAGAAGAACCCGATCGTCTTCGGCATCGGCCCCGCCGGCACGGGCAAGACCTACCTCGCCATGGCCGCGGCCATCTCCGCCCTCCTGAAGAACCAGGTGCAGCGCATCGTGCTCACCCGCCCGGCCGTCGAGGCCGGCGAGGCGCTCGGCTTCCTGCCGGGCGACCTGCGCGAGAAGATCCTTCCCTACCTCCGCCCGCTCTACGACGCGCTCCACGACATGCTCGACCCCGAGGACGTCGCGACGCTGTCGGAAAAGGGCGTCATCGAGATCGCCCCGCTCGCCTACATGCGCGGCCGCACCCTGGCCAACGCCTACATCATTCTCGACGAGGCGCAGAACACCTCGCACGAGCAGATGATGATGTTTCTCACCCGTCTGGGCGACGACTCGCGCATGATCATCACCGGCGACATCACGCAGATCGACCTGCCGCGTAACAAGACCTCCGGCCTCGTCCAGGCCCCGCGCGTGCTGCGCAACATCCCGGGCATCGAGTTCCACCACTTCACCGCCAGCGACGTCGTGCGCCACCCGCTCGTGCAGAAGATCATCGACGCCTACGAGCAGGCCCGGTCGGCCGAGCCCATCGGGCCGGGTTGATTTTGGAGGGCCCGCGTCTCTGCG
Proteins encoded in this region:
- a CDS encoding HIT domain-containing protein — translated: MDHLHAYWRMEYIEAPRLPEGANVFAELPKLGDDATAFIIHRSPLSYLILNRYPYNPGHLLAVPFRAASDIAELTAAERADLMDEIILGKEILRAAINPNGFNVGFNLGAAAGGSIPHLHAHIVPRWNGDTNFMPVIGQTRVLPQSLAAMYARLKEVAESLKL
- a CDS encoding PhoH family protein, with the protein product MPDSKTLQYPNARHLNQLYGGNEDNLTRVEKALGCRLTTRDDWLKVEGPAEAVTRTAEFFALLNSGKTQGLAVRTPDFVRLLDLYAKDGGASLRALVNEPLVIATQRKSVVPKTLGQKLYLQAIQKNPIVFGIGPAGTGKTYLAMAAAISALLKNQVQRIVLTRPAVEAGEALGFLPGDLREKILPYLRPLYDALHDMLDPEDVATLSEKGVIEIAPLAYMRGRTLANAYIILDEAQNTSHEQMMMFLTRLGDDSRMIITGDITQIDLPRNKTSGLVQAPRVLRNIPGIEFHHFTASDVVRHPLVQKIIDAYEQARSAEPIGPG
- a CDS encoding deoxyhypusine synthase family protein, whose translation is MIKAKRLKKLPEHVNAALAKKKGPVSKFIALNYRHFNAAALLDTAKGYETHLQAGGKMLVTLAGAMSTAELGITLAEMIRQDKVHAIVCTGANLEEDIFNLVAHDYYERVPHYRHLTADDEQDLVDRHMNRVTDTCIPEGEAMRRIEAAVAEEWLAADQSGQRFFPHEFMYKILRGGKLKKYYQIDPKNSWMLAACEKNLPIIVPGWEDATLGNMYAGRVVTGEIKNVHTVRTGIEYMTWLAAWYTKTAKRLRNGEGSIGFFQIGGGIAGDFPICVVPMLHQDLGRTGVPLWGYFAQISDSTTSYGSYSGAVPNEKITWGKLGAKTPKFIVESDATIVAPLIFAWVLGQ
- a CDS encoding insulinase family protein; the protein is MLLSRPARFRLAFTALLLAPLLALAADFPHETSDLPADPGVIWGKLDNGLRYALQHNPEPRGRVSVRLAVRVGSIYENDNQRGLAHFLEHMAFNGSRHFPSANVVEFFQQLGMEFGGDTNASTGFDRTVYQLELPDTKPETLRQSLTFFADVAGGLLLETKEIEKERGIILSEKRARDSVGLRTFQAELEFLVPETRFPQRLPIGIDKVIQSADHNRFVEFYNAWYRPERMVLILAGDFDPAAVEPLIRELFAPLAARAPALPEPRLGSVAPSDDVVALLHTENEAGSTNVALETVVPYAFEPDTAANRLKDLPRTLALSMLNRRLSILSKKEGAPFLSGLVGVTEQFDFFRNASIELNCRPDQWSATLAVAEQELRRALDHGFQPEELAEAVAEMQNNLEQAVQTAPTRRSPGLADKLADDLIDRNVTTHPKADLALYAPALAAMTPEACAAALKATWNEAAGRRIFVSGNLELAKAPQNISAAYAASRRTIVTPPARTASAAFAYTDFGKPGKVGDTKAVDDLGATLVEFKNGVRLNLKPTDFEAGRIRVSVRIGGGMLTLPPGQRGLALLANVAFTTGGLGKHSVDDLQRLLAGKTVGLGFGAQTDAFTFTGTTNRDDLLLQLQLFCAYLTDPGYRPESLRQVHKAADQIYTRLAHTPDGPLELEVANLLAGGDPRFGLPPKEVLLARTLDELKAWLTPQFAKGPIEIAIVGDFDPAATLTAVAQTFGALAKRQKKPGYDDARQVAKLAAPVAKAYTVESEIPKALVRLYWPATDNRDVKLARRLRLLADVFADRLRVKIREEMGSTYSPGTATDLSETYPGYGYLIAEATVAPDDTRRIADAIKAVAAALHDGGVTNEELVRAKQPVLTALRESARTNGYWLGTVLAAAQEFPEHLEWSRSRYSDNESVTVEELSALAKEYLDPARASEFIVTPVPPKPVGP
- a CDS encoding exosortase/archaeosortase family protein — protein: MTDQPQALSKPPAPFLAALGLSTGFMAFVAWDQSHWWSRKEDYSFGWLVPLFTAYVVYDRWPQLLGRLRAAESGPASARWVQWALNAAAGLGLLGGALFFLLGAFYRAGAGTSQPGTFALTLGMVAIVLPLIYFNAPNGGPASLRAGSQGREPSNGNGFMALFADGRYRVAALFIFPVLVWLVSAPLVSAVESQVSLFLLRKVVTVVAFVFDMLGFPLEQQGNVLMLPKGPVGVADACSGIRSLTACLFAGSFLGATFFEQPWKKVTLVVASMIFAFLMNLARSLFLTGWAYAYGPGAINGTVHDAAGYAVLGLTCVGLLLLVPLLNLKLERATP
- a CDS encoding glycosyltransferase N-terminal domain-containing protein, which codes for MIWIYRILFLPLLLLASPYYLWRMRRRGGYAEGFWHRFGDVPPLPAKAAGVKRIWLQAVSVGEVLAVSPLLESFKREAGVEVYLTTTTSTGYRLAKEKYGALTAGIGYFPLDWWAFSAAAWRKVAPDLAILMEGERWPEHVAQAQAHRVPVISINARMSDRSFKRSLRFRALMRPLAVGITRVLCAAKRDEQRFKALGFPPERLQTTGNLKLDVSIPLLAEADKAALRRELGLGAGLVLLGSSTWAGEEVALVTALKSAREKGLKVSLLLVPRHAERREELRGLLEKSGLKFHFRSEGAALGTVDVAVGDTTGELRKFTQLADLVFTGKSLAPHEGGQTPVEAAILGQPVLHGPRMTNFRDIIRSLTEAGAVRKVETHSELISVAVELLQDSAQREKLAAAAREWSEANRGATERTLAVIRAQLGTDNL